One window from the genome of Nicotiana sylvestris chromosome 9, ASM39365v2, whole genome shotgun sequence encodes:
- the LOC104246126 gene encoding GDSL esterase/lipase At5g45670-like isoform X2, whose translation MSIIWFILMILILIVSSKPMVKGEPLVPCYFIFGDSVVDNGNNNNLTTTAKANYPPYGIDFHTGVNGRFTNGRNKADFFAELLGFDSFIPPFVSARGKEILKGVNYASGVSGIRDETGYRWTLYSYGARKVAVSNIGLLGCLPEELEVFGRNASGCVDFINNYVQLFNDKLKLLIDDLNTNLPNARFIYINQTSISSGGPTPVGITVDSSCCITSDTIAKGQCRKGEVPCSNRNQYIFFDNFHPTEVANMATARRSFTALLPSDAYPTDISQLVQT comes from the exons ATGTCTATAATATGGTTCATTTTAATGATTTTAATACTCATTGTGAGCTCAAAACCAATGGTTAAAGGGGAACCATTAGTGCCTTGTTACTTCATATTTGGAGATTCTGTAGTTGATAATGGAAATAACAATAATCTTACAACAACAGCCAAAGCCAATTATCCACCTTATGGTATTGATTTTCATACTGGTGTTAATGGAAGATTCACCAATGGCCGCAATAAAGCTGACTTTTTTG CTGAACTCTTAGGATTTGATAGTTTCATTCCTCCATTTGTAAGTGCAAGAGGCAAAGAAATCCTCAAAGGCGTCAATTATGCATCAGGAGTTTCTGGAATTCGTGATGAGACTGGCTATCGATGG ACTTTGTACAGCTATGGAGCAAGGAAGGTGGCTGTGTCAAATATTGGTCTATTAGGTTGCTTGCCAGAAGAGTTGGAGGTGTTTGGAAGAAATGCATCTGGATGTGTTGATTTCATAAATAATTATGTGCAGCTGTTTAATGACAAACTCAAGCTTCTTATTGATGATTTGAACACTAATCTTCCTAATGCAAGGTTTATTTACATAAATCAGACTAGCATTTCATCTGGGGGTCCCACACCTGTTG GAATTACAGTGGACTCATCATGCTGCATAACATCAGACACTATAGCCAAAGGACAATGTCGTAAAGGTGAAGTTCCATGCAGTAACAGGAATCAGtatattttctttgataatttTCACCCTACAGAAGTTGCAAATATGGCCACTGCTAGAAGATCATTTACTGCTTTGCTACCGTCTGATGCATATCCAACGGATATTAGCCAATTGGTGCAAACCTAA
- the LOC104246131 gene encoding uncharacterized protein: MRKEGEKTTLAFALCPSLDKDNLKNNLFTVLSWVEGLNTSPFTESVCVILTEMTNREEQIDPAVTVTPNTVSGMPGPIRPIAPATAMPPAEKSGKFSGVNFKRWQQKMFFYLNTLSLQSGLEDGLYNVYSIMKISRELWNALEKKYKTEDAGLKKFVAAKFLDFKMIDGKSVIAQVQESQVIVHDLLAEGMVINEAFQVAAFIEKLPPLWKDFKNYLKHKFKEMTLEDLIVCLRIEEDNKAAEKKSRGSSTIMGANIVEEASTSKKRKKPSGSKNYPSKKRFKGNFHNCGKAGHKATEYRAPKKDKKKSQANMIEKNDEIDDQCAMFSECNLVGNPREWWIDSGAT, encoded by the exons ATGAGGAAAGAAGGTGAAAAGACAACTTTGGCttttgcactttgtccctcattggatAAAGACAA CTTGAAGAATAATCTCTTCACTGTGTTGTCTTGGGTTGAAGGATTAAACACTTCACCATTTACTGAATCTGTTTGTGTCATATTGACAGAAATGACTAACAGAGAGGAACAAATTGATCCTGCTGTGACTGTTACTCCTAACACAGTTTCAGGGATGCCAGGTCCTATCCGTCCTATTGCACCTGCCACGGCTATGCCACCAGCGGAAAAGTCGGGGAAATTTTCTGGTGTTAACTTTAAGAGatggcagcaaaagatgttcttttATCTAAACACTCTAAGTCTGCAAAG TGGATTGGAAGATGGCCTGTACAATGTTTATAGCATCATgaaaatatcaagagaattatggAATGCTCTTGAAaagaagtacaagactgaagATGCTGGACTAAAGAAGTTTGTGGCCGCCAAATTTCTGGATTTCAAAATGATTGACGGTAAATCTGTCATAGCGCAAGTCCAAGAATCGCAAGTTATTGTTcatgacctccttgctgaag gtatggtcataaatgaaGCGTTTCAAGTTGCGGCATTTATTGAAAAGCTGCCTCCGCTGTGGAAGGACTTTAAGAATTACTTGAAACATAAGTTCAAGGAGATGACGCTTGAAGACCTTATTGTTTGTCTACGGATTGAAGAAGACAACAAGGCTGCTGAGAAGAAATCTCGTGGAAGTTCAACAATAATGGGTGCAAATATTGTTGAGGAAGCTTCAACgagtaaaaagagaaagaagccgTCTGGATCAAAGAATTATCCAAGCAAGAAGAGGTTTAAAGGTAATTTCCACAATTGTGGAAAGGCTGGACACAAGGCTACTGAATATCGTGCACCAAAGAAGGACAAGAAGAAAAGTCAAGCAAACATGATTGAGAAGAATGATGAAATAGATGACCAATGTGCCATGTTTTCAGAATGCAACCTAGTCGGAAATCCTAGAGAATGGTGGATTGATTCAGGAGCAACTTGA
- the LOC104246126 gene encoding GDSL esterase/lipase At1g29670-like isoform X1 — protein MSIIWFILMILILIVSSKPMVKGEPLVPCYFIFGDSVVDNGNNNNLTTTAKANYPPYGIDFHTGVNGRFTNGRNKADFFAELLGFDSFIPPFVSARGKEILKGVNYASGVSGIRDETGYRWGDRWSMNRQLQNHLFTISRIISILGNITSAKDLLRKCLYTVDMGNNDYLNNYLQPQFYPSSLLYTPNQFATVLTQQFSQQLRTLYSYGARKVAVSNIGLLGCLPEELEVFGRNASGCVDFINNYVQLFNDKLKLLIDDLNTNLPNARFIYINQTSISSGGPTPVGITVDSSCCITSDTIAKGQCRKGEVPCSNRNQYIFFDNFHPTEVANMATARRSFTALLPSDAYPTDISQLVQT, from the exons ATGTCTATAATATGGTTCATTTTAATGATTTTAATACTCATTGTGAGCTCAAAACCAATGGTTAAAGGGGAACCATTAGTGCCTTGTTACTTCATATTTGGAGATTCTGTAGTTGATAATGGAAATAACAATAATCTTACAACAACAGCCAAAGCCAATTATCCACCTTATGGTATTGATTTTCATACTGGTGTTAATGGAAGATTCACCAATGGCCGCAATAAAGCTGACTTTTTTG CTGAACTCTTAGGATTTGATAGTTTCATTCCTCCATTTGTAAGTGCAAGAGGCAAAGAAATCCTCAAAGGCGTCAATTATGCATCAGGAGTTTCTGGAATTCGTGATGAGACTGGCTATCGATGG GGTGATCGTTGGAGCATGAATAGGCAACTACAGAATCATCTTTTCACAATTTCAAGAATTATTTCTATACTTGGAAATATCACTTCAGCTAAAGACCTTTTAAGAAAATGCCTCTACACTGTTGATATGGGCAACAATGATTACCTCAACAACTATTTACAGCCTCAGTTTTACCCTTCGAGTCTTTTGTATACACCAAATCAGTTTGCAACAGTCCTTACTCAACAATTCTCTCAACAACTAAGG ACTTTGTACAGCTATGGAGCAAGGAAGGTGGCTGTGTCAAATATTGGTCTATTAGGTTGCTTGCCAGAAGAGTTGGAGGTGTTTGGAAGAAATGCATCTGGATGTGTTGATTTCATAAATAATTATGTGCAGCTGTTTAATGACAAACTCAAGCTTCTTATTGATGATTTGAACACTAATCTTCCTAATGCAAGGTTTATTTACATAAATCAGACTAGCATTTCATCTGGGGGTCCCACACCTGTTG GAATTACAGTGGACTCATCATGCTGCATAACATCAGACACTATAGCCAAAGGACAATGTCGTAAAGGTGAAGTTCCATGCAGTAACAGGAATCAGtatattttctttgataatttTCACCCTACAGAAGTTGCAAATATGGCCACTGCTAGAAGATCATTTACTGCTTTGCTACCGTCTGATGCATATCCAACGGATATTAGCCAATTGGTGCAAACCTAA
- the LOC138878724 gene encoding secreted RxLR effector protein 161-like, whose translation MSNDIANINATKHMLTSKFDMKDLGVANLILGIKILQTPQGLALSQSHYIKMVLEKFKCLNFKEAKTAIDLNYILVKNRGESKSQLEYARVLGSLMYIMNCTRPDIACAISKLSRYTSNHNHTHWIEMKRVLGYLKYTQDYALHYNNYPAVIEGYSDANWITGSTETKSTSGYIFTIGGRAVS comes from the coding sequence atgaGTAACGATATTgctaacataaatgctactaagcacATGCTTACTAGtaaatttgatatgaaagacttaggagttgccaaTTTAATTTTAGGAATTAAGATCCTacagactcctcaaggtctagctttgtctcaatctcattatattaaaatGGTTCTTGAAAAGTTCAAATGTTTGAACTTTAAAGAAGCAAAAACGGCAATTGATTTAAACTATATTCTTGTAAAGAATAGAGGTGAAAGCAAATCTCAATTGGAATATGCTCGAGTGTTGGGAAGTTTGATGTACattatgaattgtacacgacctgatatagcttgtgcaataagtaagCTTAGTCGATACACAAGTAATCACAACCATACTCATTGGATAgaaatgaaacgagttttgggatatttgaaATATACTCAAGACTATGCATTGCATTACAATAATTATCCCGCAGTTATTgagggatatagtgatgcaaattggatcaccggatcaACGGAAACAAAATCCACAAGTGGATACATTTTTACCATTGGTGGAAGAGCAGTGTCTTAG